A genomic region of Coriobacteriaceae bacterium contains the following coding sequences:
- a CDS encoding helix-turn-helix transcriptional regulator has translation MARRRGEEIERCKSVSTLQRMIGGKWKIEILFYIALKDVRHFGQLRRCIGNISESTLSKQLKELVDDGFLVRTDFGEVPPRVEYTLTEQGESFIPILLAMKRWGEEELGL, from the coding sequence ATGGCAAGAAGGCGAGGTGAAGAGATAGAGCGCTGCAAGTCGGTTTCCACGCTTCAACGCATGATCGGCGGCAAATGGAAGATCGAGATACTCTTCTACATCGCGCTCAAGGACGTTCGCCATTTCGGGCAGTTGCGACGCTGCATCGGCAACATTTCCGAGTCGACACTCTCCAAGCAGCTCAAGGAGCTCGTGGATGATGGTTTCCTCGTGCGCACCGACTTCGGCGAGGTGCCACCGCGCGTCGAGTACACGCTGACAGAGCAGGGCGAGAGCTTCATTCCCATCCTGCTCGCCATGAAGCGATGGGGGGAAGAGGAGCTGGGGCTATAG
- a CDS encoding DUF1847 domain-containing protein, whose product MESKLNCMSCGTAACEYTDREEPGFCAQGAVSSVLHDEAQRLYALPENHVIMQAAAMVSEETVNSTRVQDTIKFANLIGATHIGIASCTIMLRETRILAKLLEQAGFCVETVGCKLESNRRADLDLEPPARGGEGGVVCNPIMQALLLNEAKTDLNILMGICVGHDALFCKYSDAPVTTFATKDFLAGNNPCAVLYTAHSCYKKKLAQTVEEWHASGPVTG is encoded by the coding sequence ATGGAATCAAAGCTCAATTGCATGAGCTGCGGAACCGCCGCATGCGAATACACCGATCGCGAAGAACCAGGGTTTTGCGCGCAGGGCGCGGTCTCCTCTGTGCTACATGACGAGGCGCAGCGTCTGTACGCGCTTCCCGAAAACCACGTCATCATGCAAGCCGCCGCGATGGTCAGCGAGGAGACGGTAAACTCCACGCGCGTGCAGGACACCATCAAGTTCGCGAACCTCATCGGCGCCACCCACATCGGTATCGCGTCGTGCACCATCATGCTGCGCGAGACGCGCATCCTGGCCAAGCTGCTCGAACAGGCGGGATTTTGTGTCGAGACGGTTGGCTGCAAGCTCGAAAGCAATCGGAGGGCCGACCTCGACCTCGAGCCCCCAGCAAGGGGCGGCGAAGGAGGTGTCGTCTGCAATCCCATCATGCAGGCGCTTCTCCTCAACGAAGCGAAGACGGACCTGAACATCCTCATGGGCATATGCGTGGGACATGACGCCCTCTTCTGCAAGTACTCCGATGCACCCGTCACGACGTTTGCCACGAAGGACTTCCTCGCCGGCAACAACCCGTGTGCGGTGCTGTACACGGCACATTCTTGCTACAAGAAGAAACTCGCGCAGACCGTGGAGGAATGGCACGCGTCTGGCCCCGTCACGGGCTAG